The Elusimicrobiota bacterium sequence AACGTCTACGACCAATCCACCGCGATTTTCGATCCGCTCACCCAGGACAAAATCGGAATTTGCCGGGAAGCCGTGGGGTTCGTGCCGGAGAAACGAGTCGACCCCCTGGCCATGAACCTGCGCAACCGGGACCACATCACGGAAATCGAAAACACCTGGCGGGCGGAAAAGGTGATCCACTACACGAAGGAAATCACGCTCTTTTCGAACCGGTTCTTAAAAGTCCACAAGCGTAAGACAGGGATCACCGACATCCTGCGTTTTAACCTGCGAAGCTTCCTCTCCAAGATGGACGAACCGGTGAAGGACTTGTTCGTTTTGAAAGACGGGAAAAGCGTCCAGATTCCGGGGGCCCGGGTGTACCACGTCAACGTCGTCCTGCGCTTCACCTCGGAAACCGAAACCCGCTACGAGCGCATCCGCCTGGTCTTGAACCGCGACGGCATCAAACGAATCGAACCCGTCGCCGTGGAACGCGCCCCCGGCCGGGAGTCGTTCTACCCCTCCCCCCTGAGACCGGCGTAAACCCGCGCCCCCAACGCCCAGACGGCCAGGAGCGCGGAGACGAAAGGTCCCGTCGGAAAATCCCATCGGAAGGACAGCGCAAAGCCCAGCGTGGTCAAGACAGGCGTGGCCGCCAACACCCAGAGCCAGAGTCCCCGCACCCGTCGCGCCAGCAGGAACGCCGCCGCGGCCGGGAGGATGAGAAACGCGAAAGCGAGCAAAACCCCCGCGATGTGGATCGTGAGCGTCATGGCAGCGGCGAAGAGAACTTGAAAAAAGAAGTTCCATGGCCCCACCCGCAGACCGGCCACCTCCGCCGCCCCCGGATCCACCGACAACCAGCGCCAGCGGTATTGGAAGAGCGCCACCAAAACCGCCACGACGGCAAAGAGGACCGACGCTTCGACGACTTCCCTCCCGGTCAGGGTCAATATATTGCCGAAGAAGATCCCCAAAGTTTCCGACTCCCCGCGCGGCGATTTGGACAACACCAACACCGCCGCCGCGGCTCCGACGACGTAAAGGCACGCCACCCAGGAATCCGCCGGCGTGCGCCGGCTCCGCGAAAGCCAGGCGACCCACACCATGCCGACCACCGCGAAGGTCCACGCCATGGCCTCCGCCCCCCAATGCCAACCGAGGCTCGCGCCGATGACGGTGCCCAACGCCGACGCCTGGGACGCCGCCAAACCCGAAAAGGCGGTTCGGCGGGCCGTCATGAACACGCCGAGCAGGGCCAACGCCGTCCCGGCCAAAACGGCGGCCGACAACGCGATCCGCATGAAGGGAAGCGCCAGAAAATTCATCGGGTCCCCCGCGCGGGCATCACGAACCGCTGGCCGTCCCGTTCCATATGAACAAACGGCACCCCATACACCGTCTCCAAACGATTGGTTTCCACGATTTCCTTGGGGGTCGTGTCGATCACACGGCCGGAATGGAACAGCAAGATCCGTTGGCAAAAGTTGAGCGGCAAATGGAGCGTGTGGCTCACAAGAAACACCGTGAGCCCGCTCCGGGCCAGATCCTCGATCAGACCCATGAGGTCCCGCTCGGCCACCACATCCAACCCCTTGGTGGGTTCGTCCAACAAAATGACGTCGGGCGACTGGGCCACGGCCTGGGCGATGATGGCCCGTTGGCGTTGACCGCCGGAACCCTCCCGAAGCAGGCGATCCGCGATCGAGGCCACGCCGGTGCGTTCCATCGCCTTTTCCACCGCCGCCCTTTCCTCCGGAATCAGGCGGCCGAAAAGCCGCCGCGAGCGGAGAGGGAGCTCCACCGTCTCCCGGATGGTTTGGGGCCACAGGAGGTTCAGTTCCTCGGCCTGGGGCACATAAGAAAAACGCCGGTCCGGGCGGCGATCCACGCGGCCTTGGAGCGGTTTCAAAAGCCCCAAGGCGGAGCGGAGAAACGTCGTCTTCCCGCACCCGTTGGGCCCCACCATCCCCACCGCCTCTCCCTCCTGAAAAGACAGAGAGAGGCCCCGGAGAATCGGCGACCCGCGGTATCCCAGGTCGGCGTTTTCAAAAACGAGGAGATCCTTCATGGGACCGAGAGGACCTTCACGATCCCGTTCACATTGGAATCCATGGTCGACAAATAATCCGTCGCTTCCGGCACCGCTTCCGGCGCCATGGCGAAAACCACCACCGTCGCCCCCGTGTCCCGGGCGATGGAATCGGGGGTGCGTTTCTCGAAGTAAGGCTGGGTCAGGATCAGCCGGGTTTTCTTGGCTTTCATAGCGGCCTCCAGTTCCGCCGTGTGCCCCCCCGAGGGCGGGATGCCGGGTTTTGGTTCGATTTCTCCCACGGACACCAGCCCGAACCGTTTGGCGAAATAAGGCAGGTTCTTGTGGTAGCTGATGAATGTCGCTCCGGCATAGGGGGCCAGGGACGCCGTCCAGGTTTTCATTTTATCGTCCAGTTTTTTTTCGAAGGCCGCCGCGTTGGCTTTAAACGTGGACGCATCGGCGGGCCGAAGCGACGACAACTTCTCGGCGATCCCCCGCGCCACCATCCGGGCATTCTCCGGATCGGTGAGAAAATGGGGATTGCCGCCCGGGTGAATGTCGCCCTCCGCCCGGGTGGGGTTCGTCGGGACGTCCAGGGGCGCGACGAACTGGGAAACGTCGATGAACCCGGCCCCGCCGGTCTGAATACGGGGGTTCCGGGCGCTTTGGATTAAAAGCGGCGCCCAGCCCACCTCCAGATCCAGCCCCGTCTGGACGAAAACATCCGCGTCCATAAGCTTAACAATGAGGGACGGCTTCGCCTCCACGAAGTGCGGGTCCTGAAACCCTCGGGCCAGGCTTTCAACCTTGACTTGATCGCCGCCCACCTGACGGACCAAATCGGCCAAGTCCGGCGTGGTGGCGAACACTTTGAGCGGCCCCGTGGCCCGCGCTTGCCCCAGCCCGACCACCAAACCAACCAAAGCCACCCAAACCCACTGTAAAATTCGTTTCATAAGGTATCCTCCGTTATTCGTGTCATGCGCCTTTAGAACGGGTGCCCCCCATGGGGTCCCAGCACGAACGTCCATTGAAGAAACCCCAAATTCTCCTTTTCGTGTCCCGGGTTTTCCCGACGCTCGTATTGCAAACGGAACCGGTTGAACTCCGTCAATGTGAAGGTCGCGTAGGGGGCCAGGGCGCGGGAGATGTGGGGAGTGTTGTCGTCCCGAACGGCGGGATCCTCGGCGTAATCTCCCCGGATCCCGAAGCGCCAGCGTTTGACGGGCTGGAATTCGGCGTAGGAGTAAGCGCCGCGGCGGTGGACACGGGCGGCCGGTTCATCGATGGACCCGTCGACGGGGTTCGTGACTTGAACCAGATCCTGATCCGTATAGTGGCCCTCGGTCCTCCAGATAAAAGAACGGTAGACGCCTTGGCTGAGCGGTTTCCAGCGAAGGGTAAAGTCCATTGCCGCGAAGCGTTGCCGATCGAATTCTTCCGTGGCGGTGGCCTTCGGCTGGTGGACCGCCGCCGAAAGCCCCAGGTCGATATTGGCGGTGTCCGTGAGGTCTTTATAGGCCCGAAGTTTGGCCGTCTGCGCGAAGTTCCCGAGCTGGTGGGACGGGTTGGAACTTTCCCCCGGAACGGAAATTTCAACGGGATTCCCGCTCCCCTGGTCGATCACCGTGATGGTGTGGGACCGGGGCTCGGCCGCGGTTCCCAGATCTTGAAGAACCGCGAAAGTCGCCTCGGTGTAGAGACCCCCGAAGGGAAAAACGCGGCTCAATTCAAAACCCGTGCTGTTGATTCCCCCTTCTCCGTAAAATTTTTCCAACACGAGCGGAGCGTCCACTTGGGCATACTCATGGGGGTGCACCCTATTGAGCTTCCCGTAATCCGCGCGGAATTTACCGCCCCGGGCCTGGAGACCCCAGGGAAGAGAAAGGAGGGTCACATAGGCTTCCTCCAACTCCGGCGACCCGCCCTGGTCGTTCAGTCCCCCGATGAAAAGATCGGCCCGGGCGTAGGGGTCCACGTCCGCCTGAACACCGAACTCCACTTCGCGCACATGGAACCCGTCCTCCTTCTGGTTTTCCGTTCCGGATCGACCCACGAAGTCTCCGATGACGCTGATTTTCGGGTTCATGGCGGCGGCGCTGGTGCCCGCGGCGAAGAGAGAAGCGGTGAAAAGAAAACCGCAGAAAGAAATGATAATGCGTTTGATAAATAACATGAGGGTCCTCCGTTATCAAGAAAAAGTCGCTACCCTCGAGAGGGGAGCGGCGCCAACCGTTTAACGAACGAAGGAAAAGGGTGGAGCTCGACCGAAGGGATGGAGGAGGGGATTCGAGGGAAGAGGAGCGGGATTGTGTTTCCAAAAAAGCTCAGCGGTACAACGGGGAGCGGAGGCCACCGGACTGGGAACCAACGCCCCCCCCGCGGCCGCCCCGGAACGTAGACAAACAGAACAATCTTCGTGGGGGGCGAACAGCCCCCCGTCATGGGCGCTGTGGCGGTGGAAGACCTGGAGCCCCATGGCTCCCAGCAGGCCCCCGGCCAGCCACAGCGCCCGCGCGGTTCTCATCATGAAACGTTTTCCAGTGGACTCCTTACTTCACCCGGACGATGGTCACTTTCTTCATGGACAGGGTCTGGGTGGGGCGGTCACCTCCATCGCGCGGCGCGGTGGAGATCGCGTCCGCCACCGATTGGCCTTCCACCACTTCGCCGAAGATCGAGTGGTGATCGTTCAACCAGGGCGTGGGCGCCACGGTGATGAAAAACTGGGACCCGTTGGTGGCCGGACCGGAGTTCGCCATGGCCAAGATCCCTTTTTTGCTGAACCGCAGGGACGGGTCAAACTCGTCGTCGAATTGGTATCCCGGACCGCCGATGCCTTTGCCCAGGGGATCGCCCGTCTGAATCATGAAATCCGGGATCACGCGGTGAAAAATAATCCCGTCGTAGAAAGGGCGTTTGGTTTTGGCGCCCGTTTTTGGGTCCGAAAACTCCTTGGTTCCTTCCGCCAACCCGACGAAGTTCGCCACCGTCTTCGGCGCCTTGTCCGGAAACAACTTGCAAACGATGGTGCCCAATTCCGTATCGATCACGGCGTACGTCCCTGCTTGTTTCTTCCAACCGTCAGCGGCCATAAGCGCTCCTGTCATCAGAATCATCGCCGCGGCGGCGATGGGGATTATTCGTTTCATGGGGATTTCCTCTTTTTGGCATCTTTTTGTGAATGAATGTAACGAACCAACGATTTAATCTGTGACGAACTCAAAGGGCCGCCGTGGGCATGGCCAAAAGCCGGCATGGACGTTCCGGCCACCCCGTCGGTGATGGACGTTCGCAGAGCGGCCGTCGGCCGGCCCGACAAATCATCCGCGGCGGAGGCAATGAGGCGGCCCCCCCGCCGATGATTTTCGTGGCACATGGCGCAACTGGCCATGTAAAGATTTTCCCCTTTCTTTCCCTCCGAGGAGCGGGCGTGACAAGTGCTGCAACTTCCTTCAAAAAGATTCTGGGGTCCCGTCACTTCGGGATGGCCGGACGGCGTCACCCGTCCGGAGATGGTTAAGAAGTTCATGGGATGGTCCGGATCGTTGGTCCGGACGCGAACCTGTTTCAGCGTATCGCCCATCTTGCCGCGGGAATCAAAGGTGACTTGGATCTGGGCGGTGCGTCCCGGCTCCACGAGGGAATTGTCCGAGACGGCCGCCGTGCATCCGCAGGTGGTTTGCACGGACTCGATTTTGAGCGGTTCGTTGCCCACATTTTTAAAAGGATACGAATAAGACACCGTGGACCCCTGGGGAAGGACCCCGAAATCAAAGGAAGTTTTCTCAAACTCCGCTTTCGGGCGAGCCCAGAGGGACACCGGCAAAATGAAAAGAAGAAGAAATGCGCGTTTCATAACCTTGTAAGTTTACCAAATCATAAAATCAATTAACTTCAAATTGGTGGCGTGGCGCGCCTTTGAAGGTTCAGCCAGGAGCCGCTAGGGGGTCCGGATTCGGTTCGCCAAAGAGGGAGCGATTCGTCGAAATTGACCTATATTCCAGGTGAGAATGGATTTGGCCTTGGTTTGTTCAGCCGCTTTCAAGATGAGAGCATCGTAAATCATCCCCCCCGTCCAATGGGTGCCTACAGCGCGGTGAAGCGTGTCGGTATACGCCCTTTCGTCCAGAACGATCACGGTCAACCGTTTTTTAATTTCTTCAATAAAAAGGAATGCATCAGCGGGGGTCACCACGGGGCGCACAGGAAGGCGTGTCAAGACGGCGTAAACTTCGGCCAGGGAATGAGCGGCGCAGGCGCCTGTTGATTTTGAAACCGAGACAAAGGCCTTAAGACTGGCCTCATGGTGGGGATGATCCCCCCAAAAGGTCGCCACCAGGACGGAGGTATCAAAAAAACGATTCAAGATTCGGCAGTTCCCAACCGTTCGTTACGGACCCCATCCACAAGATCAGGAATCGACTCATTGGTTTTTTTTCCGGACCGATAGACCCAAACCCCCTGTTCTTTGCATAAAGGGGTCGAAGCAGGGGGGAAACGAAGGGTGATACAATCTCCGGAGCTTTCTAATTCCAAACGATCTCCGGCGTGCAAACGGAGTTTGTCTCGAATAGGCTTCGGCAAGACGATGCGTCCCGCTCGGTCCATGGGGATCGTTTTTGTCATGAACCCATTTTACAATGGTATTTACCATTTGTCAATACCATTTATGGCTCACTTAGAAATTTAGACAAGACCGCCCTCAGGCCATCGGCCAGCCGGGTCCAGTCGCGGCGAGGGATGGAGAGGGGCGGCAGGATCACCAAGACGTCCCCCAAGGGGCGGAGCCACACCCCTTTTTTCAAGAGGGCCCGGCACATTCGGGCGCCCCTCCTTTCCAGGACCGGGTGGGGTTGGCCCGTCCGTTTATTCTTCACTAACTCGATCCCGGCCATGAATCCGGCCTGACGGACATGGCCCACGCCGGGCAAGACCGCGACCTCTTTTAAGAATTCCGTCAGCCAGCGCCGCTTTTCTTTTAATCGTTCAAGAGTTCTTTCCCGTTTAAAGACGGCCAGGTTTTCCAAGGCCACGGCGCAGGCCAGGGGGTTAGCGGTGTAGCTGTGGCCATGAAAAAATGTTTTGAACTCGTCGTATCGGCCCAGAAAGGCCCGGTAGATCTTTTGCGTCGTGAGGGTGGCGGCCAGGGGAAGATACCCTCCCGTGAGCGCCTTGGCCACACAGAGAAAGTCCGGACGAACGTCCTCCTGTTCCACGGCGAACATACGGCCGGTTCGGCCGAACCCCGTGGCCACTTCGTCGGCCACCCAGAGAACATTGTATTTCCGGCAAAGCCGCTCGAACCCCTTCAAATACCCCCTGGGCATGACCCGCATCCCCGAGGCCCCTTGAACGATGGGTTCCACGATGGCCGCGGCCAGCCGGTGGCCCCGGGCCTTCAATATTTTCTCCGCCCCGGCCAAACATTCCCACCGGCACCCCGTTTCCCCCCGGGCCTCCCCCGGCCGCGGAGCGCGGACGGCAGGGGACTCTTCCCCCGTCCGCAGTTCGGGTTGCGCCGGGGATTTTCGAAACGGGCAACGGAAACAGTGGGGAGCCGGAGCGAAGTACGATTTAAACAACAGGGGTCTGAAGGTTTTATGAAAGGCGGCAATGCCGCCCACGGAAACGGCGCCCAGCGTGTCCCCGTGGTAGGACCCTTCCAGGGCCAGATACTCGGGCCGATGCTCGCCTCGATGGACCCCATACTGAAACGCCATTTTAAGCGCCACTTCCACCGAGGTGGCGCCGTTGTCCGAATAGAAAACCCGCGCGAGGCCCGGAGGGGCGATGCCCGCCAAGGCCTGGCCGAGCCGCGCGGCCGGCTCATGGGTGAGCCCTAAGAACGTGGTGTGGGCCATGCGGGATAACTGCCGTCGAATCGCCCGGTCCAAGGCCGGGTGCCGATGGCCGTGGGCCGTGACCCAGAGGGAAGAAACCCCATCGATGTAGGTGCGGCCGCGCGTGTCGGTGAACGTGGACCCCCGCGCCAACCGAACCACGATCGGATCCGACTTTTCCCACTCCAACTGCTGGGTGAAGGGGTGCCAAAGGTATTTCTTGTCCAGCGCGGCGACGCTATTTTTTTTCATAGCCAAATGGAAAATCGGTTTTAAAGGCCGCCCAGAGCTTTCGTTTGGCTTTATCCAAAGGGGCTCGTTCGTTGGATCGCGGAATTTCGGTGAGGGGAATTCCCGTCAAACCCTCCAGGATCCGGGCATTGGTCTTCTCGGATAAATCGTGGCCGGTATGGCCGCTCAGGATGATTCGGCGGGGCGTGAGCCCCCGGTGTCGGAGCGCTTCCACCGTCAACAAAACATGGTTCAGAGTGCCCAACCCGGCCCGACCAACGATCCAAACAGGAAGTCTGAGCCGCGCGATGAGGTCCGCCACAACGTAGGGACCCCCCAAGGGAGCCAAAACACCGCCCAAACCCTCCACCAACACGCTGTCGAATTGTTTTTGCAACTCCTTCACGGCAGACAGGGTTTTGGCGAAAGTTTTTTCAACAACGGTCCGACCCCCGCGACCCAGCCCCACCTGGGCGGCGGGCGCCAAGGGGAGTCGGCTATACAACAGGGTCACGCGGTCCACGGGACCCGGGCGACCCGCTGAGCGATGAAGCGCGGCGGCGTCATCGAGGTCTCCGGCGGAAAAGGGTTTCAAAACGCCCACGGTCTTTCCAGCTCCCCGAATCGATTCCGCCAACAGGCAACCGATAAAGGTTTTGCCCACTCCGGTGTCCGTGCCGGTGATGAAAAGAGACGGGGTCAAAGAACGCCCTCCCCCTCGCCCGCGTCAGCGCCGCTGGCGCCCCAGGTGCCCATCGCTCTGCGATGGGCCGCCAGCGGGAGAGGGAAAGCGCTTTCCTTAAGGAGGAGAGAATTTGTTCTTTCTTTCCAACGGGCGACACAGTGAAGCACGCCATCCATGTCCTCCGGCGTGTGGGCGGCGGTGACCGAGAAACGGACCCGCGCCTCTCCTTTCGGAACGGTTGGGGTGCGCACGGCGGGAGCGAACACCCCTTCCTCCCACAGCGCGGCGGAGAGGGACAACGCGCTGGAATCTTCCCCCACGATCAAGGGCACGATGGGGCCTTTTCCTTCCAGGCCCAGACCGGTCCAAAGCCGGTCGGAAAGGTCGAACATCCGCCGGCGCCGTGGCGGCTCTTCTTGCACGATTCGAAGCGCCGCCAAGGCGGCCGCCGCGGCGGCCGGGGCGAGGGCCGTCGAGTAAATAAACGCCCGGGCCCGATTGAGCGCCCATTGAATGAGAGGGCGGGACCCGCAGACGAAACCGCCCTGGGCCCCGAGCGCCTTGGAGAGCGTGCCCATGCACACGTCCACCCGGCCCGACAATCCGAGCTCGTTCACCCAGCCCCTCCCCTCGGGACCCCATACCCCGGTGCCGTGGGCTTCGTCCACATAGAGCCGCGCCCCCCGCCGGTCGCAAACCCCAACGATCTCCTGGAGCGGGGCCCGGTCCCCGTCCATGGAAAAAACGCTTTCCGTCACCACCCACCGTTCCCCGGGACCGGAAACCCGAGACAAGGCCCGGTCCAAATCCTCCGGATCGTTGTGACGGAACACCCGCACCCGAGCCCGGGAAAGCCGCGCCCCGTCCACTAAGGAGGCGTGGGCC is a genomic window containing:
- a CDS encoding metal ABC transporter ATP-binding protein, translated to MKDLLVFENADLGYRGSPILRGLSLSFQEGEAVGMVGPNGCGKTTFLRSALGLLKPLQGRVDRRPDRRFSYVPQAEELNLLWPQTIRETVELPLRSRRLFGRLIPEERAAVEKAMERTGVASIADRLLREGSGGQRQRAIIAQAVAQSPDVILLDEPTKGLDVVAERDLMGLIEDLARSGLTVFLVSHTLHLPLNFCQRILLFHSGRVIDTTPKEIVETNRLETVYGVPFVHMERDGQRFVMPARGTR
- a CDS encoding DUF1573 domain-containing protein, with amino-acid sequence MKRAFLLLFILPVSLWARPKAEFEKTSFDFGVLPQGSTVSYSYPFKNVGNEPLKIESVQTTCGCTAAVSDNSLVEPGRTAQIQVTFDSRGKMGDTLKQVRVRTNDPDHPMNFLTISGRVTPSGHPEVTGPQNLFEGSCSTCHARSSEGKKGENLYMASCAMCHENHRRGGRLIASAADDLSGRPTAALRTSITDGVAGTSMPAFGHAHGGPLSSSQIKSLVRYIHSQKDAKKRKSP
- a CDS encoding AbrB/MazE/SpoVT family DNA-binding domain-containing protein, translating into MTKTIPMDRAGRIVLPKPIRDKLRLHAGDRLELESSGDCITLRFPPASTPLCKEQGVWVYRSGKKTNESIPDLVDGVRNERLGTAES
- the bioF gene encoding 8-amino-7-oxononanoate synthase, with the protein product MTLFPLDHRLTESLGILETENRLRLPRTVEGAPAAHCRVGGRDVVNFASNNYLGLAEDHRVRRAAAEAADRWGAGATGSRLMGGTLALHRELEEALAVFKECAAALVFPSGYHANTGMLPALLGPDDTVFLDRLAHASLVDGARLSRARVRVFRHNDPEDLDRALSRVSGPGERWVVTESVFSMDGDRAPLQEIVGVCDRRGARLYVDEAHGTGVWGPEGRGWVNELGLSGRVDVCMGTLSKALGAQGGFVCGSRPLIQWALNRARAFIYSTALAPAAAAAALAALRIVQEEPPRRRRMFDLSDRLWTGLGLEGKGPIVPLIVGEDSSALSLSAALWEEGVFAPAVRTPTVPKGEARVRFSVTAAHTPEDMDGVLHCVARWKERTNSLLLKESAFPLPLAAHRRAMGTWGASGADAGEGEGVL
- the bioD gene encoding dethiobiotin synthase, whose product is MTPSLFITGTDTGVGKTFIGCLLAESIRGAGKTVGVLKPFSAGDLDDAAALHRSAGRPGPVDRVTLLYSRLPLAPAAQVGLGRGGRTVVEKTFAKTLSAVKELQKQFDSVLVEGLGGVLAPLGGPYVVADLIARLRLPVWIVGRAGLGTLNHVLLTVEALRHRGLTPRRIILSGHTGHDLSEKTNARILEGLTGIPLTEIPRSNERAPLDKAKRKLWAAFKTDFPFGYEKK
- a CDS encoding PIN domain-containing protein, which gives rise to MNRFFDTSVLVATFWGDHPHHEASLKAFVSVSKSTGACAAHSLAEVYAVLTRLPVRPVVTPADAFLFIEEIKKRLTVIVLDERAYTDTLHRAVGTHWTGGMIYDALILKAAEQTKAKSILTWNIGQFRRIAPSLANRIRTP
- a CDS encoding metal ABC transporter permease, encoding MNFLALPFMRIALSAAVLAGTALALLGVFMTARRTAFSGLAASQASALGTVIGASLGWHWGAEAMAWTFAVVGMVWVAWLSRSRRTPADSWVACLYVVGAAAAVLVLSKSPRGESETLGIFFGNILTLTGREVVEASVLFAVVAVLVALFQYRWRWLSVDPGAAEVAGLRVGPWNFFFQVLFAAAMTLTIHIAGVLLAFAFLILPAAAAFLLARRVRGLWLWVLAATPVLTTLGFALSFRWDFPTGPFVSALLAVWALGARVYAGLRGEG
- the bioA gene encoding adenosylmethionine--8-amino-7-oxononanoate transaminase; its protein translation is MKKNSVAALDKKYLWHPFTQQLEWEKSDPIVVRLARGSTFTDTRGRTYIDGVSSLWVTAHGHRHPALDRAIRRQLSRMAHTTFLGLTHEPAARLGQALAGIAPPGLARVFYSDNGATSVEVALKMAFQYGVHRGEHRPEYLALEGSYHGDTLGAVSVGGIAAFHKTFRPLLFKSYFAPAPHCFRCPFRKSPAQPELRTGEESPAVRAPRPGEARGETGCRWECLAGAEKILKARGHRLAAAIVEPIVQGASGMRVMPRGYLKGFERLCRKYNVLWVADEVATGFGRTGRMFAVEQEDVRPDFLCVAKALTGGYLPLAATLTTQKIYRAFLGRYDEFKTFFHGHSYTANPLACAVALENLAVFKRERTLERLKEKRRWLTEFLKEVAVLPGVGHVRQAGFMAGIELVKNKRTGQPHPVLERRGARMCRALLKKGVWLRPLGDVLVILPPLSIPRRDWTRLADGLRAVLSKFLSEP
- a CDS encoding peptidylprolyl isomerase encodes the protein MKRIIPIAAAAMILMTGALMAADGWKKQAGTYAVIDTELGTIVCKLFPDKAPKTVANFVGLAEGTKEFSDPKTGAKTKRPFYDGIIFHRVIPDFMIQTGDPLGKGIGGPGYQFDDEFDPSLRFSKKGILAMANSGPATNGSQFFITVAPTPWLNDHHSIFGEVVEGQSVADAISTAPRDGGDRPTQTLSMKKVTIVRVK
- a CDS encoding zinc ABC transporter substrate-binding protein, giving the protein MKRILQWVWVALVGLVVGLGQARATGPLKVFATTPDLADLVRQVGGDQVKVESLARGFQDPHFVEAKPSLIVKLMDADVFVQTGLDLEVGWAPLLIQSARNPRIQTGGAGFIDVSQFVAPLDVPTNPTRAEGDIHPGGNPHFLTDPENARMVARGIAEKLSSLRPADASTFKANAAAFEKKLDDKMKTWTASLAPYAGATFISYHKNLPYFAKRFGLVSVGEIEPKPGIPPSGGHTAELEAAMKAKKTRLILTQPYFEKRTPDSIARDTGATVVVFAMAPEAVPEATDYLSTMDSNVNGIVKVLSVP